A region of Streptomyces sp. TG1A-60 DNA encodes the following proteins:
- a CDS encoding OFA family MFS transporter, translating into MSPPVAPPGWSRWLVPPAALSVHLSIGQAYAWSVFKPPLESALGLSGTQSALPFQLGIVMLGLSAAFGGTLVERNGPRWAMTVALICFSSGFLLSSLGAATEQYWLIVFGYGFVGGIGLGIGYISPVSTLIKWFPDRPGMATGIAIMGFGGGALIASPWSAQMLESFGADSSGIALAFLVHGLAYAVFMLLGVLLVRVPRSTKPVDSGPSVLEGPQVSARDAVRTPQFWCLWVILCMNVSAGIGILEKAAPMITDFFADSSTPVSVTAAAGFVALLSAANMAGRITWSSTSDLIGRKNIYRVYLGVGALMYLLIAQFGDASKPLFVVCALVILSFYGGGFATIPAYLKDLFGTHQVGAIHGRLLTAWSTAGVLGPLIVNWIADRQEEAGRSGPDLYGLSFFIMIGLLVIGFVANELVRPVHPRFHIPAPRKATDVVERQQPESA; encoded by the coding sequence ATGAGTCCCCCCGTCGCACCCCCGGGCTGGAGCCGCTGGCTCGTTCCCCCGGCAGCACTCTCCGTACATCTCTCCATCGGGCAGGCCTACGCCTGGAGCGTCTTCAAGCCTCCGCTCGAATCCGCGCTGGGCCTCAGCGGCACGCAGAGCGCGCTGCCCTTCCAACTCGGCATCGTCATGCTCGGCCTGTCCGCCGCGTTCGGCGGGACGCTCGTCGAGCGCAACGGACCGCGCTGGGCGATGACCGTGGCGCTGATCTGCTTCTCCTCCGGCTTCCTGCTCTCCTCGCTCGGCGCGGCCACCGAGCAGTACTGGCTGATCGTCTTCGGCTACGGCTTCGTCGGCGGCATCGGCCTCGGCATCGGCTACATCTCACCCGTCTCCACCCTGATCAAGTGGTTCCCCGACCGGCCCGGCATGGCCACCGGCATCGCGATCATGGGCTTCGGAGGCGGCGCGCTGATCGCCTCGCCGTGGTCCGCCCAGATGCTGGAGTCCTTCGGTGCCGACTCCTCCGGCATCGCCCTCGCCTTCCTGGTGCACGGGCTGGCGTACGCCGTGTTCATGCTGCTGGGCGTGCTGCTCGTCCGGGTGCCGCGTTCGACGAAGCCGGTCGACAGCGGACCGAGCGTCCTGGAGGGCCCGCAGGTCTCCGCCCGCGACGCCGTCCGCACCCCGCAGTTCTGGTGCCTGTGGGTCATCCTCTGCATGAACGTCTCCGCGGGTATCGGCATCCTGGAGAAGGCCGCCCCGATGATCACGGACTTCTTCGCCGACTCCTCCACCCCGGTCTCCGTCACCGCGGCCGCCGGCTTCGTCGCGCTGCTCTCCGCGGCCAACATGGCGGGCCGTATCACCTGGTCGTCGACGTCCGACCTGATCGGACGCAAGAACATCTACCGCGTCTACCTGGGCGTGGGCGCGCTGATGTACCTGCTGATCGCCCAGTTCGGGGACGCCTCCAAGCCGCTGTTCGTCGTCTGCGCCCTGGTGATCCTGTCCTTCTACGGCGGCGGCTTCGCCACGATCCCCGCCTATCTGAAGGACCTCTTCGGCACCCACCAGGTCGGCGCCATCCACGGCCGGCTGCTCACCGCCTGGTCCACCGCCGGTGTCCTCGGTCCGCTGATCGTCAACTGGATCGCGGACCGGCAGGAGGAGGCGGGCAGGTCCGGCCCCGACCTCTACGGCCTGTCCTTCTTCATCATGATCGGGCTGCTCGTGATCGGTTTCGTCGCCAACGAACTGGTCCGGCCCGTCCACCCCCGCTTCCACATCCCCGCCCCGAGAAAGGCAACCGATGTCGTCGAGCGACAGCAGCCCGAATCCGCCTGA
- a CDS encoding molybdopterin-dependent oxidoreductase encodes MRKRQPKTYTRLTHPLVRDSRDEPFRQATWEEALDRAARGIERNRGAFGMFSCARATNEMNYVAQKFARVVMGTNNVDSCNRTCHAPSVAGLSAAFGSGGGTSSYEEIEHTDVIVMWGSNARFAHPIFFQHVLKGIRNGARMYAVDPRRTSTAEWAESWLGLNVGTDIPMAHAIGREIIHAGLANEAFVERATTGFEEYKALVEPWTLSLAEKVTGVPAAAIRQLAHAYARAERAQLCWTLGITEHHNGTDNVRALINLSLLTGHVGRYASGLQPLRGQNNVQGGGDMGAIPNRLPGFQDILDPASRLKFESAWDTVIRPHHGLNLTEMFEAMEEGSLTAVYCIGENPAQSEADSGQAVRRLSGLDFLVVQDIFLTRTAELADVVLPATAGWAETEGTTTNSERRVQRVRRAVTPPGEAREDIDIICDLAGRLGHEWKYADAEAVWNELRSVSPDHYGMTYDRLEEHQGIQWPCPDPDKLEPTYLHGRLWETDPARRGRLAPFGIVRHDPPVDLTDERFPIRLTTGRRLDSYNTGVQSGGFASPLRRGEYVELCPEDAERYGVVVGEEVQVSSRRGSVVAPVWIDPALRPGLAFMTMHFPDEVDTNQLTIEANCPIAGTAEFKASAIRIEKLPVTAVRS; translated from the coding sequence ATGAGGAAACGGCAACCGAAGACCTACACCAGGCTCACCCACCCGCTGGTACGCGACTCCCGCGACGAGCCCTTCCGGCAGGCGACCTGGGAGGAGGCGCTGGACCGAGCCGCCCGCGGCATCGAACGCAATCGCGGTGCGTTCGGGATGTTCTCCTGCGCCCGCGCCACCAACGAGATGAACTACGTGGCGCAGAAGTTCGCGCGCGTCGTCATGGGCACCAACAACGTCGACTCCTGCAACCGCACCTGTCACGCGCCGAGCGTCGCCGGCCTCTCGGCCGCGTTCGGCTCGGGCGGCGGCACCTCCTCGTACGAGGAGATCGAGCACACCGACGTCATCGTGATGTGGGGCTCCAACGCCCGCTTCGCCCACCCGATCTTCTTCCAGCACGTGCTGAAGGGGATACGGAACGGCGCCCGGATGTACGCGGTCGACCCCAGGCGGACCTCCACCGCCGAGTGGGCGGAGAGCTGGCTCGGCCTGAACGTCGGCACCGACATCCCGATGGCACACGCGATCGGCCGCGAGATCATCCACGCCGGCCTCGCCAACGAGGCGTTCGTCGAGCGGGCGACCACCGGCTTCGAGGAGTACAAGGCACTCGTGGAGCCGTGGACGCTGTCGCTCGCCGAGAAGGTGACGGGCGTACCGGCCGCCGCCATACGGCAGTTGGCGCACGCCTACGCCCGTGCCGAGCGCGCCCAGCTCTGCTGGACCCTCGGCATCACCGAGCACCACAACGGCACGGACAACGTCCGCGCGCTCATCAACCTGTCGCTGCTGACCGGCCATGTGGGCCGCTACGCCTCCGGGTTGCAGCCCCTGCGCGGCCAGAACAACGTCCAGGGCGGCGGCGACATGGGCGCCATCCCCAACCGGCTGCCCGGCTTCCAGGACATCCTCGACCCGGCGTCCCGGCTGAAGTTCGAGTCGGCGTGGGACACCGTCATCCGGCCGCACCACGGGCTGAACCTGACGGAGATGTTCGAGGCCATGGAAGAGGGCTCGCTGACGGCCGTGTACTGCATCGGGGAGAACCCCGCGCAGTCGGAGGCGGACAGCGGGCAGGCCGTACGGCGTCTGTCGGGGCTCGACTTCCTCGTCGTCCAGGACATCTTCCTGACCAGGACCGCCGAGTTGGCGGACGTCGTGCTGCCCGCGACCGCCGGGTGGGCGGAGACGGAGGGGACTACCACCAACAGCGAACGGCGGGTCCAGCGCGTGCGCAGGGCGGTCACGCCGCCCGGTGAGGCCCGCGAGGACATCGACATCATCTGCGACCTGGCCGGGCGACTGGGACACGAGTGGAAGTACGCCGACGCCGAGGCCGTCTGGAACGAGCTGCGGTCGGTGTCGCCGGACCACTACGGGATGACGTACGACCGCCTGGAGGAGCACCAGGGCATCCAATGGCCCTGCCCGGACCCGGACAAGCTCGAACCGACCTACCTGCACGGCCGGTTGTGGGAGACGGACCCGGCCAGGCGGGGCAGGCTCGCGCCCTTCGGGATCGTCCGGCACGATCCGCCGGTGGACCTGACGGACGAGCGGTTCCCGATTCGGCTCACCACCGGGCGGCGGCTCGACTCGTACAACACCGGGGTGCAGAGCGGCGGTTTCGCCTCGCCGCTGCGGCGCGGGGAGTACGTCGAGCTGTGCCCGGAGGACGCGGAGCGCTACGGCGTCGTGGTGGGCGAGGAGGTCCAGGTGTCCTCGCGGCGCGGGTCCGTGGTGGCGCCGGTGTGGATCGACCCAGCGCTGCGGCCCGGCCTCGCCTTCATGACCATGCACTTTCCCGACGAGGTCGACACCAACCAGCTGACGATCGAGGCGAACTGCCCGATCGCGGGGACGGCGGAGTTCAAGGCGTCGGCGATCCGGATCGAGAAGCTGCCCGTCACAGCCGTGAGGAGCTGA
- a CDS encoding NAD(P)H-dependent oxidoreductase subunit E, with the protein MDLHFGDSKPTDEERAAVDALLGPPESSWEGAARDETRAADLRWARGGREARERRDLLLPGLHAVNDRIGWISGGALDYLCRRLTVPPAEAYGVATFYAMFSVRPRPATVLHVCTDLACAAAGSADLCAGVEARLGIGSGVRVERSPCLGLCERAPAALAIKAGDPVRTAVAAPATVEAAVLAASAPDSADEEPPAAMAVPQAGEPGLILLSRTGVVDPASLDDYRAHGGYTALRRAFALGPAGVIREVTDSGLVGRGGAAFPAGRKWQATASRPDHPHYVVCNADESEPGTFKDRVIMEGDPFALVEAMTIAAYATGAHEGYLYLRGEYPRALHRLEHAMAQARDRGLLGDDVLGQGYAFDIEIRRGAGAYVCGEETALFNSIEGYRGEPRSKPPFPVEKGLFGKPTVENNVETLVNVLPILTMGAPAYAAIGTAKSTGPKLFCVSGSVDRPGVYEVPFGATLGGLLTLAGVRDGLRAVLLGGAAGGFVRPDELDVPLTFEGTRAAGTTLGSGVVMAFDDTVPLPRLLLRIAEFFRDESCGQCVPCRVGTVRQEEALHRLVERSGAAAAGDIALLREVGRAMRDASICGLGQTAWNAVESAIDRLGAYE; encoded by the coding sequence ATGGATCTGCACTTCGGTGACAGCAAGCCCACGGACGAGGAGAGGGCGGCCGTCGACGCGCTGCTCGGGCCGCCCGAGTCCTCCTGGGAGGGCGCTGCCCGCGATGAGACGAGGGCCGCCGATCTGCGGTGGGCGCGAGGTGGCCGGGAGGCTCGGGAGCGCCGTGACCTGCTGTTACCGGGGCTGCACGCGGTCAACGACCGGATCGGCTGGATCAGCGGGGGCGCGCTTGACTATCTGTGCCGGCGGCTGACGGTGCCGCCGGCCGAGGCGTACGGCGTCGCCACGTTCTACGCGATGTTCTCGGTCCGGCCGCGTCCCGCCACCGTGCTGCACGTGTGCACGGACCTGGCGTGCGCGGCGGCAGGGTCGGCGGACCTGTGCGCGGGGGTCGAGGCGCGGCTGGGGATCGGGAGTGGGGTGAGAGTGGAGCGGAGTCCGTGTCTCGGGCTCTGCGAGCGGGCCCCGGCCGCCCTCGCGATCAAGGCCGGGGATCCGGTGCGTACGGCCGTGGCGGCGCCGGCGACCGTCGAGGCGGCCGTGCTCGCCGCGAGCGCGCCCGACTCGGCGGACGAGGAGCCCCCGGCTGCCATGGCGGTCCCGCAGGCGGGAGAACCCGGGCTCATCCTCCTCTCCCGCACGGGCGTCGTCGACCCGGCCTCCCTCGACGACTACCGCGCACACGGCGGCTACACGGCCCTCCGCCGCGCCTTCGCGCTCGGCCCCGCCGGGGTCATCCGGGAGGTCACCGACTCGGGCCTCGTCGGGCGCGGCGGCGCCGCCTTCCCCGCCGGCCGGAAATGGCAGGCCACGGCGTCCCGGCCCGACCATCCGCACTACGTCGTCTGCAACGCGGACGAATCCGAGCCGGGCACCTTCAAGGACCGCGTGATCATGGAGGGCGACCCGTTCGCCCTGGTCGAGGCGATGACGATCGCGGCATACGCGACCGGCGCGCACGAGGGCTACCTCTATCTGCGGGGCGAGTATCCACGAGCCCTGCACCGCCTGGAACACGCCATGGCCCAGGCCCGCGACCGCGGACTGCTCGGCGACGACGTCCTCGGCCAGGGCTACGCCTTCGACATCGAGATCCGCCGGGGAGCGGGCGCCTACGTCTGCGGCGAGGAGACGGCCCTCTTCAACTCCATCGAGGGATACCGGGGCGAGCCGCGCTCGAAGCCGCCGTTCCCCGTGGAGAAGGGCCTGTTCGGCAAGCCGACGGTGGAGAACAACGTCGAGACGCTGGTGAATGTCCTGCCGATCCTGACGATGGGCGCCCCGGCGTACGCCGCGATCGGCACGGCGAAGTCCACCGGACCGAAGCTGTTCTGTGTGTCGGGCAGCGTGGACCGGCCCGGCGTCTACGAGGTGCCCTTCGGGGCGACGCTCGGCGGTCTGCTGACACTCGCCGGCGTACGCGACGGTCTGCGGGCCGTCCTCCTCGGCGGCGCGGCCGGCGGCTTCGTACGCCCCGACGAACTGGACGTGCCCCTCACCTTCGAGGGGACACGGGCGGCGGGCACGACGCTCGGTTCGGGGGTGGTGATGGCCTTCGACGACACGGTTCCGCTGCCCCGGCTGCTGCTGCGGATCGCGGAGTTCTTCCGGGACGAGTCCTGCGGGCAGTGCGTGCCGTGCCGGGTGGGGACCGTGCGGCAGGAGGAGGCGCTGCACCGGCTCGTCGAGCGGTCGGGCGCGGCGGCGGCCGGTGACATCGCGCTGCTCAGGGAGGTCGGCCGCGCCATGCGGGACGCCTCGATCTGCGGTCTCGGGCAGACCGCGTGGAACGCCGTGGAATCCGCCATCGACCGTCTGGGGGCGTACGAATGA
- a CDS encoding 2Fe-2S iron-sulfur cluster-binding protein, translating into MTVIPLGVPRRLLEFTLDGQPARAPEGSTILDACRAAGKDVPTLCQGDTLTPKNACRVCVVEVEGARALVPACSREAEPGMEVRTDTERARHSRRIVLELLASSVDLATTPRAAEWIKEYEAKPDRFGPDAARLNEEPRIDNELYVRDYDKCILCYKCVDACGDQWQNTFAISVAGRGFDARIAVEHDAPLTDSACVYCGNCIEVCPTGALSFKSEFDMRAAGSWDESAQTETTTVCAYCGVGCNLTLHVQDNEIVKVTSPHDNPVTHGNLCIKGRFGYQHVQNRD; encoded by the coding sequence ATGACCGTGATCCCGCTCGGAGTGCCGCGTCGCCTCCTGGAGTTCACCCTCGACGGGCAGCCGGCGCGAGCCCCCGAGGGCTCGACGATCCTCGACGCGTGCCGGGCCGCCGGCAAGGACGTCCCCACCCTCTGCCAGGGCGACACGCTCACCCCGAAGAACGCCTGCCGGGTCTGTGTCGTCGAGGTCGAGGGGGCCCGGGCCCTCGTCCCGGCCTGCTCCCGCGAGGCCGAGCCCGGTATGGAGGTGAGGACGGACACCGAGCGCGCCCGGCACAGCCGCAGGATCGTCCTCGAACTCCTCGCGTCGTCGGTCGACCTGGCCACGACCCCGCGGGCCGCCGAGTGGATCAAGGAGTACGAGGCGAAGCCGGACCGGTTCGGCCCGGACGCGGCCCGGCTGAACGAGGAACCCAGGATCGACAACGAGCTGTATGTGCGGGACTACGACAAGTGCATCCTGTGTTACAAATGCGTGGACGCCTGCGGGGACCAGTGGCAGAACACGTTCGCGATCTCCGTCGCGGGCCGTGGCTTCGACGCCCGGATCGCCGTCGAGCACGACGCGCCGCTCACCGACTCGGCGTGCGTGTACTGCGGAAACTGCATCGAGGTCTGCCCGACGGGCGCGCTGTCCTTCAAGTCGGAGTTCGACATGCGGGCGGCGGGCAGCTGGGACGAGTCGGCGCAGACGGAGACGACGACGGTGTGCGCGTACTGCGGTGTGGGCTGCAACCTCACACTCCACGTGCAGGACAATGAGATCGTGAAGGTCACCTCGCCGCACGACAACCCGGTGACCCACGGCAACCTCTGCATCAAGGGCCGCTTCGGCTACCAGCACGTACAGAACCGGGACTGA
- the fdhD gene encoding formate dehydrogenase accessory sulfurtransferase FdhD, with amino-acid sequence MGRVTERRKVIRVRDGVVSTRPDTLVAEEPLEIRLNGKPLAITMRTPGDDFALAAGFLVSEGVLAEQADLRNIVYCAGATADGSNTYNVVDVKTAPGVVVPDITLERNVYTTSSCGLCGKASLDAVRTTARWPVDDTHGGDAPPVRLAPELLASLPDRLRAAQRVFDRTGGLHAAALFSEEGELLDVREDVGRHNAVDKLVGRAVQSGSLPLSRAVLLVSGRASFELAQKAVMAGIPVLAAVSAPSSLAVDLAAETGLTLVGFLRGASMNVYAGEHRIALRAAAAQG; translated from the coding sequence ATGGGACGAGTCACGGAACGACGCAAGGTGATCCGCGTCCGGGACGGTGTGGTCTCCACCCGCCCGGACACGCTCGTCGCCGAGGAGCCCCTGGAGATCCGGCTGAACGGCAAGCCGCTCGCGATCACCATGCGCACGCCCGGGGACGACTTCGCGCTGGCGGCCGGCTTCCTGGTGAGCGAGGGCGTACTCGCCGAGCAAGCCGACCTGCGGAACATCGTCTACTGCGCGGGGGCGACGGCGGACGGGTCGAACACGTACAACGTGGTCGACGTGAAGACGGCCCCCGGGGTCGTCGTCCCCGACATCACGCTCGAACGGAACGTGTACACGACGTCGTCCTGCGGGCTGTGCGGCAAGGCGTCACTGGACGCCGTCCGTACGACCGCGCGGTGGCCCGTCGACGACACGCACGGCGGTGACGCTCCTCCGGTCCGCCTCGCACCCGAACTCCTCGCGAGCCTCCCCGACCGGCTCCGCGCGGCCCAGCGGGTGTTCGACCGGACCGGGGGGCTGCACGCGGCGGCCCTGTTCAGCGAGGAGGGCGAGCTGCTGGACGTACGGGAGGACGTGGGGCGGCACAACGCGGTGGACAAGCTGGTGGGGCGTGCCGTGCAGAGCGGGTCGCTGCCCCTGTCGCGGGCGGTGCTGCTGGTGTCGGGGCGGGCCTCCTTCGAGCTGGCGCAGAAGGCGGTGATGGCGGGGATCCCGGTGCTGGCGGCGGTGTCGGCGCCGTCGTCGCTGGCGGTCGACCTGGCGGCGGAGACCGGGCTGACCCTGGTGGGGTTCCTGCGGGGCGCCTCCATGAACGTGTACGCGGGTGAGCACCGCATCGCCCTGCGGGCCGCGGCCGCCCAGGGCTGA
- a CDS encoding bile acid:sodium symporter family protein, translated as MKRLKWPSWMPIDPYILLLLGTVGLAALLPARGTAAEVASGAATAAIAFLFFLYGARLSTREALAGLRHWRLHVTVLACTFVVFPLLGLAARGLEPVFLNHSLYTGLLFLTLVPSTIQSSIAFTSMARGNVPAAICAGSFSSLAGIVITPLLAASLLGGRVGGFSADSLLKIVLQLLVPFLAGQLTRRWIGGFITRHKQILGLVDRGSILLVVYVAFSEGMVRGIWSQVSPLRLVGLLVVEAVLLAVMLLLTWYGAKALRFDRADRVAIQFAGSKKSLASGLPMASVLFGPEASLAVLPLMLFHQMQLMVCAVIAKRRAKDPVEPAVTGQRDEAIRTAAGTGTRSA; from the coding sequence GTGAAACGCCTGAAGTGGCCGAGCTGGATGCCGATCGACCCGTACATCCTGCTGTTGCTCGGGACGGTGGGCCTCGCGGCTCTCCTCCCGGCGCGGGGTACGGCCGCCGAGGTCGCGTCGGGCGCGGCCACGGCCGCGATCGCCTTCCTCTTCTTCCTCTACGGCGCCCGTCTCTCCACCCGCGAGGCCCTGGCCGGCCTCCGGCACTGGCGACTGCACGTCACCGTGCTGGCCTGCACGTTCGTCGTCTTCCCACTGCTGGGCCTGGCCGCCCGCGGTCTCGAACCGGTGTTCCTGAACCACTCCCTCTACACCGGTCTGCTCTTCCTCACCCTGGTCCCCTCGACCATCCAGTCGTCGATCGCCTTCACCTCGATGGCCCGGGGCAATGTGCCCGCCGCGATCTGCGCGGGCTCCTTCTCCTCCCTCGCGGGCATCGTCATCACCCCGCTGCTCGCGGCGAGCCTGCTGGGCGGCAGGGTCGGCGGCTTCTCCGCGGACTCGCTGCTGAAGATCGTGCTCCAGTTGCTGGTGCCGTTCCTCGCCGGGCAGCTCACCCGCCGCTGGATCGGCGGCTTCATCACCCGGCACAAGCAGATCCTCGGCCTCGTCGACCGGGGCTCGATCCTCCTCGTCGTCTACGTCGCCTTCAGCGAGGGCATGGTGCGCGGGATCTGGAGCCAGGTCAGCCCGCTGCGACTCGTCGGACTGCTCGTCGTCGAGGCCGTCCTGCTCGCGGTGATGCTGCTGCTCACCTGGTACGGCGCCAAGGCTCTCCGCTTCGACCGGGCGGACCGCGTCGCCATCCAGTTCGCCGGTTCCAAGAAGTCCCTCGCCTCCGGACTGCCCATGGCGAGCGTCCTGTTCGGCCCCGAGGCCTCCCTCGCCGTGCTGCCGCTGATGCTGTTCCACCAGATGCAGCTGATGGTCTGCGCGGTCATCGCCAAGCGCCGCGCCAAGGACCCGGTGGAGCCGGCGGTCACGGGGCAGCGAGACGAAGCGATACGAACCGCGGCCGGTACAGGGACACGTTCCGCGTGA
- a CDS encoding LysR substrate-binding domain-containing protein: MYDPAHLRTFLAVAQTLSFTQAARRLGLRQSTVSQHVRRLEDATGRQLFSRDTHSVELTEDGEAMLGFARRLLEVHEQATAFFTGTRLRGRLRFGASEDFVLTRLPEILEAFRYDHPEVDLELTVELSGTLHERLAAGKLDLVLAKRLPRDPRGEPVWTDRLVWIGAERLRLDPDRPVPLIIYPPPGITRVLALEALEREGRAWRVACTSGSLNGLVAAARAGLGVMAHSRRLVPPGLVRIPERAGLPELGEVDFVLVHGRRPGAASSAADALAAAILSGGDRLHGPA, translated from the coding sequence GTGTACGACCCCGCCCATCTGCGGACCTTTCTCGCCGTGGCCCAGACGCTGAGCTTCACGCAGGCCGCCCGGCGGCTGGGGCTGCGCCAGTCCACGGTCAGCCAGCACGTACGCCGCCTGGAGGACGCGACCGGGCGGCAGCTGTTCTCGCGGGACACGCACTCGGTGGAACTGACCGAGGACGGCGAGGCGATGCTCGGTTTCGCCCGGCGGCTGCTTGAGGTGCACGAGCAGGCGACGGCGTTCTTCACCGGGACCCGGCTGCGCGGGCGGCTGCGCTTCGGCGCGTCGGAGGACTTCGTGCTGACCCGGCTCCCGGAGATCCTGGAGGCCTTCCGGTACGACCATCCGGAAGTGGACCTGGAGCTGACCGTCGAACTGTCGGGCACGCTGCACGAGCGGCTCGCGGCGGGCAAACTCGACCTGGTACTGGCGAAAAGGCTCCCCCGGGACCCGCGCGGCGAACCCGTCTGGACGGACCGCCTGGTGTGGATCGGCGCGGAACGGCTCCGCCTCGACCCCGACCGCCCGGTCCCCCTGATCATCTATCCACCGCCCGGTATCACCCGCGTCCTGGCCCTGGAGGCACTGGAGCGGGAAGGCCGCGCGTGGCGCGTCGCCTGCACCAGCGGCAGCCTCAACGGCCTCGTCGCCGCCGCACGCGCGGGGCTCGGTGTGATGGCTCATTCTCGTCGCCTGGTACCCCCCGGTCTGGTCCGGATCCCGGAACGGGCGGGGCTGCCGGAACTCGGCGAGGTCGACTTCGTCCTCGTCCACGGCCGGCGGCCGGGAGCCGCGTCGAGCGCGGCGGACGCCCTCGCGGCGGCGATCCTGTCCGGCGGAGACCGGCTGCACGGCCCGGCGTAG
- a CDS encoding AMP-dependent synthetase/ligase: MREFTNPPLASAPPVGGLADVVFEYAQEDPTYIALGRKDERGVWRDVTSAEFRDEVLALAKGLLAQGVRFGDRVAIMCRTRYEWTLFDYALWTVGAQVVPIYPTSSAEQVFWTLYDSQCTAAMVEHEDHAMTIATVIDRLPQLHRLWQLDAGAVEELYESGAHLDDEVVHRHRRAVTPESIATIIYTSGTTGRPKGCVISHANFTVEADTVIERWAPLFESRRGDEAATLLFLPLAHVFGRMVQVAGIRGKVKFGHQPQLNAAVLLPDLAAFRPTFFLAVPYIFEKVFNASRRKAEREGRTGPFEKAVEVAVKYADAVESKAWGIGPGPSAGLRMQHQFFDKMVYGKIREAMGGRIKYAMSGGSAMDRRLGLFFAGAGVHIFEGYGLTECTAAATANPPERTRYGTVGQPIPGMTVHIAEDGEIWLRGPNVFRGYLNNPKATDETLHDGWLATGDLGSLDEDGYLTITGRKKEILVTSGGKSVSPAILEERVRDHPLVAQCIVVGNDRPYIAALVTLDGEAVEHWIQMRGKAKLSPAELVRDPELETEVRRAVVAANTLVSQAESIRTFRILAHQFTEEHGLLTPSLKLKRKAIEKAYATEVEALYRA; this comes from the coding sequence TTGCGCGAGTTCACCAACCCCCCGTTGGCGTCGGCGCCGCCGGTGGGCGGCCTGGCCGACGTCGTCTTCGAGTACGCCCAGGAGGACCCGACGTACATCGCGCTCGGCCGCAAGGACGAGCGGGGCGTGTGGCGCGACGTGACCTCCGCCGAGTTCCGCGACGAGGTGCTGGCGCTGGCGAAGGGCCTGCTGGCGCAGGGCGTACGGTTCGGCGACCGGGTCGCCATCATGTGCCGGACCCGTTATGAGTGGACCCTCTTCGACTACGCCCTGTGGACCGTCGGCGCCCAGGTCGTCCCCATCTACCCGACCTCCTCCGCCGAGCAGGTCTTCTGGACGCTGTACGACTCCCAGTGCACGGCCGCCATGGTCGAACACGAGGACCACGCGATGACCATCGCGACCGTCATCGACCGGCTGCCCCAGCTGCACCGGCTGTGGCAGCTGGACGCGGGCGCGGTGGAGGAGTTGTACGAGTCGGGCGCGCACCTCGACGACGAGGTGGTCCACCGGCACCGGCGGGCGGTGACCCCCGAGTCGATCGCGACGATCATCTACACGTCCGGCACGACCGGTCGCCCCAAGGGCTGTGTGATCTCGCACGCCAACTTCACGGTCGAGGCGGACACGGTCATCGAGCGCTGGGCGCCGCTGTTCGAGTCCCGCAGGGGCGACGAGGCGGCGACGCTGCTGTTCCTGCCGCTCGCGCATGTCTTCGGGCGGATGGTGCAGGTCGCCGGCATCCGCGGGAAGGTGAAGTTCGGTCATCAGCCGCAGCTCAACGCGGCCGTTCTGCTGCCCGATCTCGCCGCCTTCAGGCCGACCTTCTTCCTCGCGGTGCCGTACATCTTCGAGAAGGTCTTCAACGCGAGCCGGCGCAAGGCCGAGCGGGAGGGCAGGACCGGTCCGTTCGAGAAGGCCGTCGAGGTCGCCGTGAAGTACGCGGACGCGGTGGAGTCGAAGGCGTGGGGCATCGGCCCCGGCCCGTCGGCGGGGCTGCGGATGCAGCACCAGTTCTTCGACAAGATGGTCTACGGCAAGATCCGGGAGGCGATGGGCGGCCGGATCAAGTACGCGATGTCCGGCGGCTCGGCGATGGACCGGCGGCTCGGACTGTTCTTCGCGGGCGCCGGCGTCCATATCTTCGAGGGGTACGGACTGACGGAGTGCACGGCCGCCGCGACGGCCAACCCGCCGGAGCGCACCCGCTACGGCACCGTCGGCCAGCCCATCCCGGGCATGACCGTGCACATCGCGGAGGACGGCGAGATCTGGCTGCGCGGCCCCAACGTCTTCCGGGGCTACCTCAACAACCCCAAGGCCACCGACGAGACCCTGCACGACGGCTGGCTCGCCACCGGCGACCTGGGCTCCCTCGACGAGGACGGCTATCTCACCATCACCGGGCGCAAGAAGGAGATCCTGGTGACCTCGGGCGGCAAGAGCGTCTCCCCCGCGATCCTGGAGGAGCGGGTACGCGATCATCCGCTGGTCGCCCAGTGCATCGTCGTCGGCAACGACCGTCCGTACATCGCCGCCCTCGTCACCCTGGACGGGGAGGCCGTCGAGCACTGGATCCAGATGCGCGGCAAGGCGAAGCTGTCACCGGCCGAGCTGGTGCGCGATCCGGAGCTGGAGACCGAGGTGCGGCGAGCGGTGGTCGCCGCCAACACCCTGGTCTCGCAGGCCGAGTCGATCCGTACGTTCCGCATCCTGGCGCACCAGTTCACCGAGGAGCACGGCCTGTTGACGCCGTCGCTGAAGCTGAAGAGGAAGGCGATCGAGAAGGCGTACGCCACCGAGGTGGAGGCGCTGTACCGGGCGTGA